Below is a window of Candidatus Thermoplasmatota archaeon DNA.
AAATTGGCATACCTTCTTTGCCATCATGACTTGGTCGGGCATTCACTCGGGAGTCGATTTGAGAATTGCAGCATCCAGCTTTAACTGACGGCAGATTCCGGGCCGAAATCCGGGCCCTCGCACATTTTAATCCTAAGATGTGAATTAATGTTCAAATCTAATCCCGGACTCCGCCCTTTCTGTGAGTCAGACGACCATTGTATCGAGCAAGCCTCTCCGCATTCCCTTCACTTGGGGCTTCTCTGAAGGGGCTCAAGTCGACCTCAATCGATAACCGAGAAGGCCTATTCCAAGTACCTGGATGTTGCGATCTTCGACGGGGACACTTCCCCTAAGTGAGCAGATCTGGGACTCTTGAGCTCACACGTTTCTCAGCCTGAGAAAAGGCATTAGGCATTGGACGGCGATTCTCGGTAACGATGCCGAAGTGCAGAACATGTGGAGAGGAGTTCACAATCTCATCCGAAGCGTCATTGTCTAGATCGTTGACCATGGATCTTCTGCGCGTGATGAGATTTCGGCCTGGGCGCCTTGTTGGCGTGAAGAATGGTTGGCTTGTTGGAGGCATAATCATCGGTTTGTTCGCGTTAAGCATGGCGCTGAGCTATGAGGACATCTGGGTGCGCGGCCTATCTATCTTCGCTTTCTTCGTTGTGATGTTCTTTCTCGCAATCTCGCTTTCCAAAGAGGCCCGCTATTCCAGAACAAGGTCTCAAAACTGCTCAAACTGCTCGAGCACAATCATGGCGAAGCAACTGCTGCGTCCCGAGGAACTTGGGCCCCACAAGATTGCCATGACAAAGAAGAAACTCTAGAAAAGAGAAGAAGGAGTTTAGCTCGGTGCAATAATCGCTTGATTGAGGAATGGTCAGACATTCGAGTTCACGCATGGCTCCCTGAACATCCTCATCCCATCCTGCACATGTCACAGCAGCTCCAAATACTCCTAAATACTCCAATGCAGTTCATCGCGTGGCCAAGCCCGTGGCCGGACAGCAGCATGAAGAACTGAGCAAGAAGAGGCAATCTCGAGCATTGGATCAACGAAATCCAGACCTGAGATTGCTGCTGGTTTCGTACCCCGTGAAATCGTCCACTGACGGTGGATCTGGAGTCTGCCCGGCCAAGAAGGACACACGGCGAGGAGGTTGAGGAGATGGAGAACAGAAGGCGGGGCATGGGATGGTTACCCGACTATCCAGACATTCGAGACTACACATTCGAGAGCAAGGAACTGCTGAGCAAGAAAGAGATCCATGCACTTGTCACGCCCATCGGTCTGCAGAAAGCAGACCGGACAACCCTGGCGTCGTCCGTTGACCTCAGGAGGTGGTGTTCGCCCATCGAGGACCAGGGCGAGATTGGAGCATGCACCGCGCATGCAGGCGTCGGGATGGTGGAGTACTACGAGAAGAGGGCCTTTGGAAAGCATATCGACGCTTCGCGGCTTTTCCTGTACAAGGCCACGAGGAATCTCGCCGAGCTGCACGGAGATAGCGGCGCATCCATCCGTTCGACGATGGGTGCACTTGTCTTGTTCGGTGTCCCGCCCGAGAAATATTGGCCGTACACTGACAGGCTCCCTGATTTCGACAAGGAACCGAGTGCATTCTGCTATTCGTTCGCAGAGAACTACAAGAGCATCAAGTACTTCAGACACGACCCGCCTCAGCTCTCGGAAGAAGCGGTCCTCGAGAGTGTCAAGAAATCCCTCGTAGCAGGCATACCCGTGATGTTCGGCTTCACTGTGTACAGCTCGATGGATCAGGCGAACAGCACGGGCAAGATTCCTTTTCCGTGCAGCAACGATAGAGTGTTGGGAGGACACGCCGTTGTCGCAGTGGGCTACGACGACAAGATGGAGACAAGAAATGCGGATTGTGACGTCGCGACGAAGGGAGCATTGCTCATCAGGAACTCCTGGGGTGGGGGATGGGGAGACGGAGGCTACGGCTGGTTACCATACGAGTTCTTGTACAGAGAACTGTCAGTCGATTTCTGGTCGATGCTGAAGCAGGAATGGGTCGACACGAGACAGTTCACGATCCAGTGATAGTTCTCCTTCGGAGCTGCCTCACCACGATCGCCGGAAAAGCGTTCCCTGTGATGCTGAGGAAGGCCATATAACCCCTGAGAGACACAAGCCCGCTCCAGAGTACCCGACACAGATGAATTCGGAGTTCTGGAAGGGCAGGTCTGTGGCAGGCTCTGAAGGAAATGGGAAGAGGGTTTTCGCCAAGCAACAAGGCGCTGCTCACATCTCACAGCTTCAGGATATTCTTTGCCTTCTCCTCATCGCTCACGGCGAGTGCCACATGCCTCCGGCTTCCTTCCTTGTCGAGCATGTACGCAGCATCGATGTTCACGCCCTCATCCGCCAGCGCCCTTAAGACACGCGCGAGTT
It encodes the following:
- a CDS encoding cysteine protease translates to MENRRRGMGWLPDYPDIRDYTFESKELLSKKEIHALVTPIGLQKADRTTLASSVDLRRWCSPIEDQGEIGACTAHAGVGMVEYYEKRAFGKHIDASRLFLYKATRNLAELHGDSGASIRSTMGALVLFGVPPEKYWPYTDRLPDFDKEPSAFCYSFAENYKSIKYFRHDPPQLSEEAVLESVKKSLVAGIPVMFGFTVYSSMDQANSTGKIPFPCSNDRVLGGHAVVAVGYDDKMETRNADCDVATKGALLIRNSWGGGWGDGGYGWLPYEFLYRELSVDFWSMLKQEWVDTRQFTIQ